One region of Oryza sativa Japonica Group chromosome 5, ASM3414082v1 genomic DNA includes:
- the LOC4338900 gene encoding probable serine/threonine-protein kinase At1g01540, with translation MSPPPAAARAPPVLRNELSRRTAVLGLRLWVLVGIAVGAAFLLLLAVISFHLAQARRRKPAAKRASSAAAAAAAPGGAAVPLSPATIPPVSKEIQEVAVHVGSLRHYLEAGATFLKEGGGVGGAVVDGDSLGGSTVYGSQRVHIEAGKGRRMVAYADGEVGPVASDLAASAQAAVGVGVGPEVSHLGWGHWYTLRELEEATAAFAPEHVVGEGGYGIVYRGVLADGCEVAVKNLLNNRGQAEREFKVEVEAIGRVRHKNLVRLLGYCAEGAHRILVYEYVDNGNLEQWLHGDVGPVSPLSWDIRMNIVLGTAKGITYLHEGLEPKVVHRDIKSSNILLDKRWNPKVSDFGLAKLLGSDNNYVTTRVMGTFGYVAPEYASTGMLNERSDVYSFGILIMEIISGRSPVDYARAPGEVNLVEWLKNMVSNRDYEAVLDPKLPEKPTSKALKKALLVALRCVDPDSQKRPKMGHVIHMLEVDDFPYREDRRTPRASPLDRTRTYAKPVTESGDEGNTTTAASTPSRLHESLR, from the exons atgtcgccgccgccggcggcggcgagggcgccgccggtgctgaGGAACGAGCtgtcgaggaggacggcggtgctGGGGCTGCGGCTGTGGGTGCTCGTCGGCATCGCGGTGGGGGCCGCGTTCCTGCTGCTCCTCGCAGTCATCTCGTTCCACCTCGCGCAGGCCCGGCGGCGGAAGCCGGCCGCGAAGCGGgcgtcctccgccgcggcggcggcggcggcgccggggggcGCGGCGGTGCCGCTGTCGCCGGCCACCATCCCGCCCGTGTCGAAGGAGATCCAGGAGGTGGCCGTCCACGTCGGCTCCCTCCGCCACTACCTCGAGGCCGGCGCCACGTTCCtcaaggaaggcggcggcgtcggcggcgcggtggtcgACGGTGACTCGCTGGGTGGCTCCACCGTGTACGGGTCGCAGCGCGTGCACATCGAGGCCGGCAAGGGCCGCCGCATGGTGGCGTACGCCGACGGTGAGGTGGGCCCGGTGGCGTCCGAcctggcggcgtcggcgcaggcggcggtgggggtgggggtggggcccGAGGTGTCGCACCTCGGGTGGGGCCACTGGTACACGCTCCGTGAGCTGGAGgaggccaccgccgccttcgcacCCGAGCATGTCGTCGGCGAGGGCGGCTACGGCATCGTCTACCGCGGCGTCCTCGCCGACGGCTGCGAGGTCGCCGTCAAGAATCTCCTCAACAACAG GGGTCAGGCGGAGAGGGAGTtcaaggtggaggtggaggcaaTCGGCCGCGTCCGCCACAAGAATCTCGTCAGGTTGCTCGGCTACTGCGCGGAGGGAGCTCACCG GATACTTGTGTATGAGTACGTGGACAATGGCAACTTGGAGCAGTGGCTTCATGGCGACGTTGGACCGGTTAGCCCTCTGTCTTGGGACATCAGGATGAACATCGTGCTTGGGACAGCGAAAGG GATCACATATTTGCACGAGGGGCTGGAGCCGAAGGTGGTGCACCGGGACATCAAGTCGAGCAACATACTGCTGGACAAGAGATGGAACCCCAAGGTCTCGGACTTTGGCCTCGCCAAGCTCCTCGGTTCAGACAACAACTATGTTACCACGAGAGTCATGGGAACATTTGG TTATGTAGCACCGGAGTACGCGAGCACCGGGATGCTGAATGAGAGAAGCGATGTGTACAGCTTCGGGATCCTGATAATGGAAATCATCTCCGGTCGAAGCCCGGTCGATTACGCAAGGGCTCCAGGAGAG GTTAACCTAGTAGAGTGGCTCAAGAATATGGTGagcaaccgggactatgaaGCTGTTCTGGACCCAAAATTGCCAGAGAAGCCTACCTCCAAGGCACTGAAGAAGGCTCTCTTGGTTGCTCTGAGGTGTGTGGATCCCGACTCGCAGAAGCGGCCAAAGATGGGGCATGTCATCCATATGCTCGAAGTCGATGACTTCCCATACCGAGAA GATCGTCGGACTCCGCGGGCGAGCCCACTGGACAGAACAAGAACATATGCGAAGCCGGTGACGGAGTCGGGCGACGAGGGCAACACCACCACAGCTGCCAGTACGCCATCCAGATTGCACGAGAGCTTGAGATAG